TCGGTGAGATCATCTAGCATCTCGTCCAACTGCTCGCGCAGTATTTGGCTCGCGGCGGCCTCTTCTGGGCTCGGCAGATCCTTGTCTTCAAGGAAATCTCCGAGCTGACTGTCTTCTTCTTCACCGATCGGAGTCTCGAGCGATACCGGCTCCTGCGCAATACGCTGTATCTCCTCTACGCGGTCCGAAGGTATCTCCATTCCGGCCGCTATCTCCTCCGCCGTCGGTTCCCGTCCCAACCTCTGGACAAGCTGACGCGAAACACGGATGAGCTTATCGATAGTCTCGACCATATGGACCGGAATGCGTATCGTGCGCGCCTGATCCGCGATCGCGCGCGTTATCGCCTGCCTTATCCACCAGGTCGCGTATGTGCTGAATTTATAGCCCTTATGGTAGTCAAATTTTTCCACTGCGCGGATCAGACCGAGGTTGCCCTCCTGTATCAGGTCAAGGAAGAGCATGCCGCGGCCAATATATTTTTTCGCGATACTGACGACGAGCCTGAGGTTCGCCTCCACCAGCGCGTCCTTGCTGGAGGCGTCTCCCGCCTCCACGCCCTTAGCGAGCATGACCTCGTCTTCCGAAGTGAGAAGCGGAATCTTGCCGATCTCCCGGAGATACATACGCACAGGATCGGAGAGCGGCAGATCCTCCAGATCTCCCATGTCCTCGTTGTTGACCGTCGTCGGCACAAGGGCCTCTCCCTCGGAGGGATCTACCTTCGTCTTTGGCTCGTCGAGGACGTCAACTCCGAGCTCCATCAGATTCATATAAAGATTGTCAAGGATGTCGGCGGTTAGGAAGTCTTTCGGCATCCTCTTTTCGATATCCTCGTATGTTACAAAGCCCTTCTCGCGCCCCTTGTGAAGCAGGTCGCGCACGTTATCTATGTAGGCGCTGTAGTCGGCTCCTTCGGTATCGTCTCCGAGCGGTGATACGGAGCTGTCCTCTTCGGGTTCATCGATCGGCGCTATGACGTCGATCAGATCCGGCTCATCCACCGGCGGCTCCTCGAGGCTGAGCGGGTCGATATCGGCATCGTCCACCGATGATATATCTTCAGCCATAGCCTCATCATTCATGGACACATCCATGGCCTCCGCGCCATCTTCTGTTATAGGGGACGTCTCTTCCGGCATAATTTCTTCTTTTTTACTCTTTGTCTTCTTCATGCCTTTATGCTCCCTCCTTTTAATAATCTTGTATATTTTAAATATTCCTCGTATTCGCTCTCCGAAACCTTACCCTCTTTTATCTTCATGACGAGAGAGGCGAGACGATTCTTCAAATATTTGCGTCTTAGAGTCTCCGTCAGCTTTTCAGCGGTCTCTCCGCTGATCCCCTCCCGGGAGAGAAGGCTGTTTCCGCGGGCGATTATCTGCATTCCGCTCATATCGTTCATCTGCTGCCAGCGTCGCTCCAGCTCCTCCGGATCGTCGCCGCT
The Cloacibacillus sp. genome window above contains:
- the rpoD gene encoding RNA polymerase sigma factor RpoD; its protein translation is MKKTKSKKEEIMPEETSPITEDGAEAMDVSMNDEAMAEDISSVDDADIDPLSLEEPPVDEPDLIDVIAPIDEPEEDSSVSPLGDDTEGADYSAYIDNVRDLLHKGREKGFVTYEDIEKRMPKDFLTADILDNLYMNLMELGVDVLDEPKTKVDPSEGEALVPTTVNNEDMGDLEDLPLSDPVRMYLREIGKIPLLTSEDEVMLAKGVEAGDASSKDALVEANLRLVVSIAKKYIGRGMLFLDLIQEGNLGLIRAVEKFDYHKGYKFSTYATWWIRQAITRAIADQARTIRIPVHMVETIDKLIRVSRQLVQRLGREPTAEEIAAGMEIPSDRVEEIQRIAQEPVSLETPIGEEEDSQLGDFLEDKDLPSPEEAAASQILREQLDEMLDDLTDREREVLRLRFGLEDGHAHTLEEVGRRFGVTRERIRQIEAKALRKLRHPSRSKKLKDFLE